Genomic DNA from Halobacteriovorax sp. DA5:
AGACGATAAAGCCTATATCAAATTTTGCATTATGAGCCACAAGAGTGTGAGTTCCACTGAACTCAAGAAATTTTGGTAAGACCTCTTCAATTGAAGGAGAATCTTTGACCATCTCATCTGTGATACCATGGATTTTTGTTGTGAATTCAGGGATTGGATTTTTAGGTTTTACTAGGGACTCAAAAGTTTCTATTTTGTTCCCGATGACTTTAATAGCCGCAATTTCAATGATTTCGTCAACTAAAGGGGAAAGTCCTGAGGTCTCTAGATCGAGTGCTATAAGGCCTTCTGGGAAATACTTATTGATATTTTTAATTTCGCTCTGTGTAAAATTAATGATAATCCCTTTAAGTTGGCTTATAGAGGGCAATTACAACGATTTGTAAATATTAACGAATCGTAGCAATGTGTCATGCCAATTTTAAATAATTTTAGTACGTTGAAGAACCTTAAATCTTAACTTTTATTACTGATTATGGGCCTTATGGTCAATAGTTTGAGGAAATATTTTTATGAAGAAATTTGATGTTATTGTTATTGGTTCTGGGCCAGGTGGATATGTCGCCGCTATTCGTGCTGCCCAACTTGGAAAAAAGACTGCGATCGTTGAAAGTAAAGAACTAGGCGGTGTTTGTCTTAACCGTGGATGTATTCCAACAAAAGCGGTTCTTAAAGCAGCTCACAGTGTACACGAGCTTGCTGATATGAAAGATCTTGGTATTGATGTTGAACTTAAAGGTTTAAACGGTGGCCAAGCTGTTAAGCGTGCAAAGGGAATCTCTGCAAAGATTTCTGGTGGTGTTGCTTACCTAATGAAGAAAAATAAAATTGAAGTTTTTGAAGGTTATGGAAAGCTTCGTACAAATACTCAAGTTGAAATTACTTCATCTCGTGGTCACACTGAAACAATTGAAGGAACAAATATCATCCTTGCAACTGGTGCTCACTACCGCTCATTTCCTGGACTTGAGCATGATGGAAAAAGACTGATTGGTGCTTGGGAAGCAATTAAAATGGAAGAGCTTCCAAAGTCAATTGGGATCATCGGAGCTGGTGCTATCGGTGTTGAGTTTGCTTACTTCTGGAATGCATTTGGTGTTGATGTTCATATCTTTGAACTTCAAAAGAATCTTCTGCCAATCGAAGATGAAGAATCTTCAAAAGTAGTTGAGAAAGCATATAAGAAATACGGAATTAAAATGTCTCTTGGTGTTGAAAAAGTTTCAGCTAAGAACAATGGTAATGACGTAACAATCACTGAAGTAAAAGGTGGTAAGACTGTTGAGCATAAATTTGACATGGGTCTAATCGCTGTTGGTATGACAGGAAATATCGATGGTATCGGACTTGAGACTGTTGGTGTTCAAACTGATCGTGGGTTTGTTGTAGTTAATAATACTTACCAAACAAACGTACCAAATATTTACGCAATCGGTGACCTTGCTGGTCCACCTCTTTTAGCACACGCAGCTTCTCACGAAGGTATTATTGCTGCTGAAGCGATTGCTGGTCTTCACCCACATCCACTAGATAAGATGAATGTTGCTGGTTGTACTTACTGTCAGCCACAAGTTGCATCTGTTGGTTACACAGAAAGAGCTCTTAAAGAACAAGGTATTAAATACTCAGTAGGTAAGGTTCCATTTACTGCAAATGGTAAGGCCATGGCATCTAACGAAACAGAAGGGTTTGTTAAAACTCTTATGGGTGAAGATGGAGAAATGCTTGGTGCACACATTGTTGGTACTCATGCAACTGAACTAATTCACGAGTATGTACTGTTCAGACAAATGGAAGGTGTTGATGAAGAAATGTTCGCAACGATTCACCCACACCCAACTTTAGGAGAATTCCTGGCTGAATCTGTGTTAAACGCTAAAGGTAGATCAATCAATTTTTAATTATATATAAGGACTGAATATGAAAAATGATATCGTAATGCCACAAATGGGTGAGTCTATTACAAACGGAACGATTACAAAGTGGCACAAGCAAGTTGGTGACACAATTGAAATCGATGAAATCCTATTAGAGATCTCGACTGATAAAGTTGAATCGGAAATTCCATCTCCATTCTCTGGAAAGATCGTTGAGATTCTTTTTGAAGAAGGTGAGACAATTGATGTTGGTGTAAAAATCGCAGCAATTGATGATGATGCAAATGCAGCTGTTTCAGCAGCACCTGCTGCGGCGGCTCCGGCTCCTGCAGCTCCAGCAGCAACTCCTGCTCCTGCGGCAGCGGCTTCTTCTTCAGATACTCTTGAAGACGTTGTTATGCCACAAATGGGAGAGTCAATTACTAACGGTACAATCACAAAGTGGCACAAGCAGCCAGGTGATATGATTGAAATCGATGAAATCCTTCTTGAGATTTCAACTGATAAAGTTGAATCAGAAATTCCATCACCATATGCAGGTCGTGTTGAACAAATTCTTTTTGAAGAAGGTGAGACAATTGATGTTGGTATTAAAATCGCAGCAATTGAAACTGATACTTCAAAAGCATTTGGTGCAGCGGCAGCTCCGGCGGCGGCAGTGGCAAGTACTCCAGCAGCACCAGCGGCAGTTGCAGCAGCTCCTGTAGTGGCAGCTTCTGTTCCAGCAGGACGTCGTTTCTACACTCCTCTTGTAAGAACTCTAGCAGCTAAGCATGGTGTTGATGTTAATGAATTAGCACACCTTAAAGGAAGTGGAGCAGGCGGACGTGTAAACAAAGCTGACTTCATGAATTTCCTAAATAATAGAGGAGCAGCTCCTGCAGCAACAACTTCAGCTCCTGCGGCAGCTCCTGCTCCAGTAGCAGCGGCACCTGCACCTAAGGCAGCAGCGCCAGCTTCTGTACCAGCTGCAACAAGCGGACGTGTTGAAGTTATTCCAATGGATAATATGAGAAAAGCAATCGCTAAGAATATGGTTGCTTCTAAAATGACTTCACCACACGTTAACTCGATTGATGAAGTTGATATGACAAACCTATTTAAATTTAGAGAATCGTTCAAGAAACAATTCCAAAAAGAAGAAGGTTTCTCTCTAACTTATACTCACTTTATTCTTTATGCT
This window encodes:
- the sucB gene encoding 2-oxoglutarate dehydrogenase, E2 component, dihydrolipoamide succinyltransferase; this encodes MKNDIVMPQMGESITNGTITKWHKQVGDTIEIDEILLEISTDKVESEIPSPFSGKIVEILFEEGETIDVGVKIAAIDDDANAAVSAAPAAAAPAPAAPAATPAPAAAASSSDTLEDVVMPQMGESITNGTITKWHKQPGDMIEIDEILLEISTDKVESEIPSPYAGRVEQILFEEGETIDVGIKIAAIETDTSKAFGAAAAPAAAVASTPAAPAAVAAAPVVAASVPAGRRFYTPLVRTLAAKHGVDVNELAHLKGSGAGGRVNKADFMNFLNNRGAAPAATTSAPAAAPAPVAAAPAPKAAAPASVPAATSGRVEVIPMDNMRKAIAKNMVASKMTSPHVNSIDEVDMTNLFKFRESFKKQFQKEEGFSLTYTHFILYALVQALKEFPTVNASIDGDNIIMKKDINLGCAVAVPGNGLVVPVIKGADNLNIRGIARKLDELVQKARAKKLTMDDMSGGTYTFTNNGSFGILIATPVILQPQLGIFCVGTMKKRPIVTEDDSIAIRQMMYATHTYDHRLIDGEVGSKFLRHVINTLQTTDWAGLF
- the lpdA gene encoding dihydrolipoyl dehydrogenase, with translation MKKFDVIVIGSGPGGYVAAIRAAQLGKKTAIVESKELGGVCLNRGCIPTKAVLKAAHSVHELADMKDLGIDVELKGLNGGQAVKRAKGISAKISGGVAYLMKKNKIEVFEGYGKLRTNTQVEITSSRGHTETIEGTNIILATGAHYRSFPGLEHDGKRLIGAWEAIKMEELPKSIGIIGAGAIGVEFAYFWNAFGVDVHIFELQKNLLPIEDEESSKVVEKAYKKYGIKMSLGVEKVSAKNNGNDVTITEVKGGKTVEHKFDMGLIAVGMTGNIDGIGLETVGVQTDRGFVVVNNTYQTNVPNIYAIGDLAGPPLLAHAASHEGIIAAEAIAGLHPHPLDKMNVAGCTYCQPQVASVGYTERALKEQGIKYSVGKVPFTANGKAMASNETEGFVKTLMGEDGEMLGAHIVGTHATELIHEYVLFRQMEGVDEEMFATIHPHPTLGEFLAESVLNAKGRSINF